Proteins from a single region of Runella sp. SP2:
- a CDS encoding phytoene/squalene synthase family protein: MIQLFNQTALECSKLITERYSTSFTLGIKTLDAKFHLPIYAIYGFVRYADEIVDTFHDHDKKFLLDKFRYDTYEAIEQRISLNPVLHAFQLVVNEYQIERDLIDAFLHSMEMDLAPLEYNRNLYDEYIYGSAEVVGLMCLRVFCEGDSKMFDHLKEGARRLGAAFQKVNFLRDLKSDFVDRGRVYFPEVDFRLFSKEAKRKIEADIQADFDAANIAIQQLPRSARMGVYLAYVYYLTLFNKIKETSASRIQEERIRVPDFQKIALLAKTYLQFRLS; this comes from the coding sequence ATGATACAGTTATTTAATCAGACAGCCTTGGAATGTAGCAAGCTTATCACGGAGCGCTACAGTACTTCTTTTACGTTGGGTATCAAGACGTTAGATGCGAAGTTTCATTTGCCCATCTACGCCATTTATGGTTTTGTTCGATACGCCGACGAGATTGTGGATACGTTCCATGACCACGATAAAAAGTTTTTGTTAGACAAATTTCGTTACGATACGTATGAGGCAATTGAGCAGCGTATCAGTCTCAACCCCGTGCTTCACGCGTTTCAGTTGGTGGTGAATGAATACCAAATCGAACGTGATTTGATTGATGCGTTTTTGCACAGCATGGAAATGGATTTGGCTCCCTTGGAATACAATAGAAATCTGTACGACGAATACATTTATGGCTCGGCGGAAGTGGTCGGGTTGATGTGTTTGAGGGTATTTTGTGAAGGCGATAGCAAGATGTTTGATCACCTCAAAGAAGGTGCAAGGAGATTGGGCGCGGCGTTTCAGAAAGTGAATTTCTTGCGCGATTTGAAAAGCGATTTTGTCGATCGTGGGCGGGTATATTTCCCAGAAGTCGATTTTCGTTTGTTTTCCAAAGAAGCCAAGCGAAAAATCGAAGCCGATATTCAGGCCGATTTTGATGCGGCTAACATTGCCATTCAACAGCTGCCACGTAGTGCTCGTATGGGGGTTTATTTAGCCTATGTCTATTATTTGACCTTGTTTAATAAAATTAAAGAAACGTCTGCCTCTCGCATTCAAGAAGAGCGGATTCGGGTGCCAGATTTTCAGAAAATAGCACTTTTGGCCAAAACATACCTTCAATTTAGGCTCTCCTAA
- a CDS encoding NAD(P)/FAD-dependent oxidoreductase: protein MKKVIVIGAGFAGLSAATSLANKGFEVTILEKNSVPGGRARVFREKGFTFDMGPSWYWMPDVFETYFGKFGKKPSDYYQLVRLDPSYAVIFDATSAVDIPAGIDKLKQLFEQIEPGSGQRLEAFLEQAAYKYDVGMNKFVWKPSRSIWEFVSLKLLYDLGRMDVLQTFAGHIRKYFSDPKLLQLMEFPILFLGATPENTPAMYSLMNYAEISMGTWYPMGGMHEIVKGMVALAEEKGVKILLNQNVTRIDVVGGVAKQVVTETGTFDADVVVAGADYHHVDTKLLGQYRNYSDTYWDKRTLAPSSLLYYLGVNKRIPKLQHHNLFFDEDFKLHAHEIYTKPQWPSKPLFYASAPSKTDPSVAPEGCENLFLLIPVAPDLKDDSDEIRERYFNVVMERLETYVGEDIRSHVVYKRTYAHRDFMSDYNAFKGNAYGLANTLMQTAFLKPTLKNKKVANLFYTGQLTVPGPGVPPSLISGLVVADEVEKA, encoded by the coding sequence TTGAAAAAAGTAATCGTCATCGGAGCAGGTTTTGCGGGGCTTTCGGCCGCCACTAGCCTTGCTAATAAAGGATTTGAGGTAACCATTTTAGAGAAAAACTCCGTGCCTGGTGGGCGGGCACGGGTTTTTCGTGAAAAAGGTTTTACGTTTGACATGGGCCCCAGCTGGTACTGGATGCCCGACGTGTTTGAGACGTATTTTGGAAAATTTGGCAAAAAGCCCTCTGATTACTACCAACTTGTGCGGCTAGACCCCTCGTATGCCGTTATTTTTGATGCCACTTCGGCCGTCGATATTCCTGCGGGAATCGATAAATTAAAACAACTTTTTGAGCAAATAGAGCCTGGCAGCGGGCAGCGTTTGGAGGCGTTTTTGGAACAAGCGGCGTACAAATACGACGTGGGTATGAACAAATTCGTTTGGAAGCCCAGTCGGAGTATTTGGGAGTTTGTGAGCCTAAAACTCCTTTACGATTTGGGCCGAATGGACGTGCTTCAGACTTTTGCTGGGCACATCCGTAAGTATTTTTCGGATCCAAAACTGCTGCAATTGATGGAGTTTCCCATTTTATTTTTGGGAGCAACGCCTGAGAATACGCCTGCCATGTACAGCCTGATGAACTACGCCGAAATTTCGATGGGGACGTGGTATCCGATGGGGGGAATGCACGAGATTGTGAAAGGAATGGTGGCGCTGGCGGAAGAAAAAGGGGTAAAAATCTTGCTCAATCAAAACGTGACTCGCATCGACGTAGTGGGAGGGGTAGCCAAACAAGTAGTGACCGAGACGGGTACGTTCGACGCCGACGTGGTGGTGGCAGGGGCTGATTATCATCATGTTGATACAAAATTGCTGGGGCAGTACCGCAATTATTCGGATACGTATTGGGACAAACGTACCCTTGCGCCATCGTCGTTGTTGTACTATTTGGGTGTTAATAAACGTATCCCAAAACTACAGCACCACAATCTATTTTTTGACGAAGATTTCAAGCTGCACGCCCACGAAATATATACCAAACCACAGTGGCCCAGTAAGCCCTTGTTTTACGCATCGGCACCGTCCAAAACCGACCCTTCGGTGGCACCTGAGGGCTGCGAAAATTTGTTTTTGTTGATTCCTGTTGCACCTGATTTAAAGGACGACTCGGACGAAATTCGCGAACGGTATTTCAACGTAGTGATGGAACGTCTGGAGACATACGTCGGGGAAGATATTCGTTCGCATGTGGTCTATAAACGTACCTACGCCCACCGCGATTTTATGTCGGATTACAACGCGTTTAAGGGGAATGCCTATGGTTTAGCAAATACACTGATGCAAACGGCATTTTTAAAGCCAACCCTTAAAAACAAAAAGGTAGCTAATTTGTTTTATACAGGACAACTTACAGTACCTGGGCCAGGCGTACCGCCGTCGTTGATTTCGGGCCTAGTAGTCGCCGATGAAGTTGAGAAAGCATAA